AGTCGCGCAGAGAAGCTTTGAGGATTTCTGCATCGGTGATTTTGGTGCGAAGAGTGCTAAAGTGAGACATTTGGGTTTCCTCCAATGAGAAGATTGAGAAAAAAACAACGGTTTATCTTCAGCAAGCCGCGCTTATAGAGAGGCGGCTTTTTCTTTTAACTGCTAGTTTTTGGGACTAGCCTTTCCCCCTGGGTTAGCAAGGGAAAGCTTTTAGAACTCCATACGCTGGTATTCAGCAACGGAGGCTGCGGCTGGTCTTGCCCGCTGTCTAGCCCAGTCTCTGAGGGCTGTTACCTGTTCTTGCATCGTGCGAGACAGGGGCAATGTTGCTTTCAGTGCAGCAATAATATCTAGTTGGGTGAACTCGCGGTCTTGGGCAAAAGCTTCGTACATTGCCGCAATAATCGCTTGCTCAATTTCTGCCCCAGAAAAGCCATCAGACATCTTGGCTAGTTGCTCTAAATCAAACCTAGTGATGTCTTCACGACGGCGTTTGCTTAAGTGGATATTGAAAATATCGCACCTTTCTTCAGGAGTAGGCAGATCCACAAAGAAAATTTCATCAAACCGACCTTTCCTCAAGAATTCTCCAGGTAAGCGTTCGACTCGGTTGGCTGTGGCCATAACAAACACTGGAGATTTTTTCTCTTGCATCCATGTGAGGAAAGACCCGAATATCCTGCTTGATGTGCCGCCATCAGAATCACCAGAACCAGCACTACCAGCAAAGGATTTATCTAACTCGTCAATAAACAGAATCGCTGGAGAGATGGATTCTGCTGTTTTGAGGGCGTTACGCAGATTTGCCTCACTTCGTCCCACCATTGAGCCGTCGTATACGCGTCCCATATCTAAGCGTAACAGCGGTAAACCCCAAAGCCGGGATGTTGTCTTGGCTATCAATGATTTACCACAACCAGGAACTCCTAAAATTAGCATCCCTTTGGGTTGGGGTAAACCATACTCTCTTGCTCTTTCAGTAAAAGCATTAGAGCGTTGCTTCAGCCATTTTTTTAATTCTTCTAAGCCGCCTACAGCATCAATGGTTTCATCTTCTTCGATGTATTCTAATATCCCATTACGCCGAATTAGCTGCTTTTTCTCAGATAAAACTATATCAACTTCTTCTTCTGTTAGCCGTCCGGTGGTGACTTGAGCTTTCCGGTATACTTTCTCGGATTCATCTTTAGTTAAACCTAAAGCCGCCCTGAGAAGTTTTTCGCGTGCTTCTGTTGTCAACCGTCGCCCACGGTGATTGTCTAAATGGGAGGTTAAAACTTTATTTAACTCCGCCATATCTGGTAGTTGGAAATCTAAAACTACTACTTCCTTCTCCAGTTCTATGGGGACTTGGTGCATCGGGGACATTAAAATAATATTTTTTTGCTGCCCTTTAAAACTGGCAATCGCATCACGCAGCGCTCTGTTTGTCGCAGGAGCATCAATAAATGGGTGTAAATCTTTAAGAATAAATATACCTGGTTCTCTCTGCCGAATTATCCAATCAATTGCCGCCTCTGGGGAAACAGTGTTGTGTTGGCTCACATTCCGGGGTTGACCATATTCCACGATGCCATGAGTTACTGTCCACACATAAACTCGGCGCTGGGGCTTTAACACTTGAGCGATTGTGGAAATTGCTTGCTCTGCTCGCTCTTCCTCGGAGGTCACAAGGTAGATTAGAGGGTATTGAGCTTGAATTAGGATATTGAGCTCTTCTTTCATACAATCGACCTACTTGAGACCTTATACAGTAAAGAACAGACTTCGTTTGTAACGATGGCTGAATTATGAATCACTCATCCATAATTCTTATCTAGCAAGGGACTAGCTCTTCCTCACTCTTGGGATGGGTTTCTACTGGTTCCATTTCATCAATGGAGATATGCTCTTGTCCAATCAATCCTGGTTGATTGCCTAAAGCAATTAATTCCCCATCACGTAATGCAAGTGAACTTTCGCAAGTCGGACAGGAATAGACTCTATGAGTTCTCCCATAAGCAGAAGCTTCTAATTCTTCTACTAATTCTGAGTTCGCCAAGTAAAAGTAGAGGGCGCGTTCGGCAAGGTCTGACATTGGCTCAGAATCAATTGCTGAACGAATCTTCAACCTTTTGTGCAGTTCTGGCGATATATAAAAAGTAACCTTTTGCTTAGTTTGCGTTTGCATATAACTCTTTGGCGGTCTTACCCGGGTATGTATATCACGTTATCGGCTCCTTTGTTAGTTGTCAAGCTGTTAAAACGTTTTGACGGCACTTTTGTTACATTTATTTATATATTTTGCGGACAGATCAAGCCACTAAGTTATATTTAAAACATCAGATTAATTTTATTCATTTCTAGGTAATCAATAGAGAATATCTTGTGAAATCTCAATATATCTGAATATTTTCAATGCTTGTATAAACTCTGTAAGATTAAATAAAAGATTTAATTATGTCTGCTACTTCAGTGAAAACTTGTAGTTATCGACAAAAAAATCATACAAAAGCCCAGGGTATGGTGGGTGCGATCACTCTCTCGCTGCTATTATTCGGATGCAGCAAGCCTTTTAGCGTCTCCGATACCCAATGGCAAACTTATAGTAATTCTCGTTATGGCTTTGAATTTCCCTATCCTCGTAACTGGAATGTTTTAGCAGTACCAGAAAATGATGATGGTATTGCCCTAGTTTCACCACGCAGCCAAAAAGTCGAAATTAGAGCATGGGCTAGTAATCGCCAATCAGAGGCTGCAAATGCAATCCAGCCTAACTTTCAGACCACACAAGGGGTATCTGGAGTTTTATTAGTCGAAGTTGATCAGCAAGTTGGTTCGATGAAATTAACATTAACTCAAGGGCAAGTCACATATTACTGGCAGGGAAAAAGCCCCAGTCAAGAATTTTCTAACTATTACCCCTTGTTTTACTACATAGCCCAGCAATATCGGGTAAAAGTATGAAGTGTGAAGTATGAAATCTTGTGTCTTTTGACAGATGACCAATGACTAATGACCAATGACTAATGACTAATCACTACTTTTGATGGTTGAGCAGGTACAGAAACCTGATAGATTTAGCTATCAGCGAGTAAAAACTGGTGAAAATGAAAGTCCTGGTTATTGGTGGCGATGGGTATTGTGGTTGGGCAACCGCACTTTACCTCTCCAATCGAGGTTACGATGTTGGAATTTTAGATAATTTGGTGCGGCGGCACTGGGATAACGAACTAGGTATCGCAACGCTGACTCCGATCGCACCTATTCAGCAACGTATCCAGCGCTGGCAAGATTTGACCGGCAAATCTATCGATCTATTCGTAGGCGATATCACTAATTACGAATTTCTGCAAAAAGCTTTACATCAATTTGAGCCAAATGCGATCGTGCATTTTGGTGAACAGCGTTCTGCACCATTCTCCATGATTGACCGCGAACATGCAGTTCTTACACAGGTCAATAACGTTGTTGGCACACTCAACTTGCTGTATGCCATGCGTGAAGATTTCCCAGACTGTCACTTAGTCAAGTTGGGAACAATGGGTGAATATGGTACACCCAACATTGATATTGAAGAAGGGTATATCACCATTGAACACAATGGGCGCAAGGATACCTTGCCTTATCCCAAGCAGCCCGGTTCAATGTACCACTTAAGCAAAGTGCATGATAGCCACAATATCCATTTTGCTTGTCGGATTTGGGGATTGCGTGCCACTGACTTAAATCAAGGCGTGGTTTATGGGGTCTTGACCGAAGAAACGGGAATGGATGAACTGTTGATTAATCGCCTAGATTACGACGGGGTTTTTGGTACAGCATTAAACCGATTCTGTATTCAAGCTGCCATTGGTCATCCCTTAACTGTGTATGGTAAAGGTGGACAAACTCGCGGATTCTTGGATATTCGGGATACAGTCCGCTGTATGGAATTAGCGATCGCCAATCCCGCCGAACCAGGAGAATTTCGCGTCTTCAACCAATTTACCGAACTATTTAGCGTTGGGGACTTGGCATTGATGGTGAAAAAAGCAGGTAACTCCTTGGGGTTGAATGTCGACATCAACAACATAGATAACCCTAGAGTGGAGAAAGAAGAACATTACTTCAACGCTAAAAATACTAAACTGCTTGACCTCGGTTTACAGCCTCACTACCTCTCAGATTCCTTACTTGATTCACTGCTGAACTTTGCCGTCAAGTATCAGCAACGAGTTGATAAAAAGCAAATTTTGCCAAAAGTTTCTTGGCATAGAAAGTAGGTGAAAACTCTATGAGGCTGGTGAAACAACCAGATTTCTATTTGGTCAATCACTAGCCTCCAGTGATTTCTCGTTACGTTGTCACACAACAGAGACAAGACTTAAATTGTAACGATGCAGAATTGATTACACCACAGGAGAAGGTTTACCCTGTTTTTGATAGCGAAATCCACAAAAAGCTGGGATTATCTGCCTGGACTAATTTTTTATGAGAATAGCCCTATTCACCGAAACATTTTTGCCAAAAGTTGATGGCATCGTTACACGCTTACGTCATACAGTTGACCATCTCCAACGTCATGGAAATCAAGTTTTAGTCATCGCCCCTGAAGGTGGAATTACAGAACACAAAGGAGCGAAAGTTTACGGCGTTACTGGCTTTCCTTTGCCTCTGTATCCAGAGTTAAAAATGGCGCTACCTCGACCAGCAATTGGTTATGCCTTAGAAGAATTCCAGCCAGATTTGATTCATGTTGTCAATCCAGCCGTTCTAGGACTATCAGGCATTTTTTATAGCAAACTTTTGAAACTACCTTTAGTAGCTTCTTACCATACTCATTTACCGCAATATCTCCAGCATTACGGTTTAGGGATGTTAGAAGGATTATTGTGGGAATTGCTCAAAGGCGCTCATAATCAGGCATTGTTGAATCTTTGCACCTCTACAGCCATGAT
This window of the Nostoc sp. HK-01 genome carries:
- a CDS encoding UDP-sulfoquinovose synthase, which codes for MKVLVIGGDGYCGWATALYLSNRGYDVGILDNLVRRHWDNELGIATLTPIAPIQQRIQRWQDLTGKSIDLFVGDITNYEFLQKALHQFEPNAIVHFGEQRSAPFSMIDREHAVLTQVNNVVGTLNLLYAMREDFPDCHLVKLGTMGEYGTPNIDIEEGYITIEHNGRKDTLPYPKQPGSMYHLSKVHDSHNIHFACRIWGLRATDLNQGVVYGVLTEETGMDELLINRLDYDGVFGTALNRFCIQAAIGHPLTVYGKGGQTRGFLDIRDTVRCMELAIANPAEPGEFRVFNQFTELFSVGDLALMVKKAGNSLGLNVDINNIDNPRVEKEEHYFNAKNTKLLDLGLQPHYLSDSLLDSLLNFAVKYQQRVDKKQILPKVSWHRK